A genome region from Thermococcus onnurineus NA1 includes the following:
- the hisS gene encoding histidine--tRNA ligase, whose amino-acid sequence MNVRLEKVKGTRDLLPEEMAKRRWVFERIRDVFERYNFHEILTPTFEYTALFQLRSGEEVVEQLYAFEDKGGRNLSLRPDMTSSVARLFVNQFQNAPKPVKWYYIANMFRYEEPQSGRYREFWQAGVELIGSDKVEADAEVIALLVESYLATGLKEFTVNIGDRVLLDEFAKMLGVSDDIGLMRLIDKKDKMSREDFIGSLKEFGLSDEGIGKVLALIEIKGKPDDVLPKAEELFTSEKAREEIKRLYELVELLKAYGVYDFILIDLGIARGFDYYTSVVFEAIAPNDLGIGSIGGGGRYDNLIEVFGGKPTPATGFAIGIERLIPILEWRGLIPEPKLRPDVYVIPIGKELELRAKAIEIAQSLRKKGITADYDLMGRKLKKALDYAGRLGVPYVILVGKKDLAEGKVTIRDMESGEQIAVKIERVSEELSRLLRG is encoded by the coding sequence ATGAATGTTAGACTCGAGAAGGTAAAGGGAACGCGAGACCTCTTGCCAGAGGAGATGGCGAAGAGGAGATGGGTCTTCGAGAGAATAAGGGACGTCTTCGAGCGCTACAACTTTCATGAGATACTCACACCGACCTTCGAATACACCGCCCTCTTTCAGCTGAGGAGCGGTGAGGAGGTTGTGGAGCAGCTCTATGCCTTCGAGGACAAGGGCGGGAGGAACCTCTCACTGAGGCCTGACATGACGTCGAGCGTAGCACGCCTGTTCGTCAACCAGTTCCAGAACGCACCAAAGCCAGTGAAGTGGTACTACATTGCCAACATGTTCAGATATGAAGAACCTCAGAGCGGCCGTTATAGAGAGTTCTGGCAGGCTGGAGTCGAGCTCATCGGTAGCGACAAGGTCGAGGCCGACGCTGAGGTCATAGCCCTCCTCGTTGAGAGTTACCTTGCAACTGGCCTGAAGGAATTCACTGTGAACATTGGCGACCGCGTTCTGCTTGACGAGTTCGCGAAGATGCTTGGCGTTAGTGATGACATTGGTTTGATGAGGCTCATCGACAAGAAGGACAAAATGAGCAGGGAAGACTTTATAGGATCTCTGAAAGAGTTTGGTCTAAGCGACGAGGGCATCGGGAAGGTTCTGGCGCTGATAGAGATAAAAGGGAAGCCTGACGATGTTCTCCCGAAGGCGGAGGAGCTCTTCACGAGTGAGAAGGCAAGGGAGGAAATAAAACGCCTCTACGAACTTGTGGAGCTCCTCAAGGCTTACGGCGTCTACGACTTCATACTCATAGATCTCGGCATAGCCAGGGGCTTCGACTACTACACGAGCGTTGTCTTTGAAGCGATAGCGCCAAACGACCTTGGGATAGGCTCGATAGGTGGAGGTGGCCGCTACGACAACCTCATAGAGGTCTTCGGCGGAAAGCCAACTCCGGCGACGGGCTTTGCCATAGGAATAGAGCGCCTCATCCCGATCCTTGAGTGGAGGGGCCTGATTCCAGAGCCGAAGCTCAGGCCAGACGTCTACGTGATTCCAATCGGTAAAGAGCTTGAGCTCAGGGCGAAGGCCATTGAAATAGCTCAGAGCCTTAGGAAGAAAGGCATCACGGCCGACTACGACCTCATGGGCAGGAAACTCAAGAAGGCCTTAGATTATGCAGGAAGGCTTGGCGTGCCCTACGTCATCTTAGTCGGCAAGAAGGATCTGGCTGAGGGCAAGGTCACGATAAGGGACATGGAGAGCGGTGAACAGATAGCCGTTAAAATTGAAAGGGTCTCGGAAGAGCTCTCGCGGCTTCTCAGGGGATAA
- a CDS encoding phospholipase D-like domain-containing protein: MVVRVKKALVFLLIITVLSAGCLGGTQTVTTTVTEIQNHTLTETVTETHTEVKVIEPGINVTELTENLSLCVSKLSELNSTLAEEEGELSSLKAKYQSCLIQQALGNEAGFEILLDNEYYYEVLNTINNAGESIYVMMFSMKYDPADSFDWANDLIRALAEAEKRGVSVHVLLEDSSDINQAAYDYLKANGVDVSFDSPETTLHAKVVVIDGKTVFLGSHNWSESALYWNHEVSIKIVSEDLAQSLINYFWSIR; encoded by the coding sequence ATGGTGGTACGCGTGAAGAAAGCTCTGGTATTTCTGCTCATCATAACTGTTCTATCAGCGGGCTGTCTTGGTGGAACTCAAACCGTGACAACCACCGTAACTGAAATCCAGAACCACACACTCACCGAAACCGTAACCGAAACCCATACCGAGGTGAAAGTGATAGAGCCTGGAATCAACGTCACCGAGCTGACCGAGAATCTTAGCCTGTGCGTCTCAAAGCTCTCCGAGCTCAACTCCACATTGGCCGAAGAGGAAGGAGAGCTCAGCTCGTTGAAGGCCAAATACCAGAGCTGTCTGATTCAGCAGGCCCTTGGAAATGAGGCAGGTTTTGAAATACTCCTCGATAATGAATACTACTATGAGGTTCTCAACACCATAAACAACGCCGGTGAGAGCATCTATGTAATGATGTTCTCCATGAAGTACGACCCCGCGGACAGCTTCGACTGGGCAAACGATCTCATAAGAGCCCTGGCGGAGGCCGAAAAGAGGGGAGTCAGCGTTCATGTCCTCCTCGAGGACTCCTCGGACATCAATCAGGCCGCCTACGATTACCTGAAAGCCAACGGCGTGGATGTTTCTTTTGACTCGCCCGAAACGACGCTTCACGCTAAGGTGGTGGTGATAGACGGGAAGACAGTCTTCCTCGGGAGTCACAACTGGAGCGAGAGCGCCCTCTACTGGAACCACGAGGTCAGCATCAAAATAGTCTCCGAAGATCTCGCCCAGAGCCTGATTAACTACTTCTGGAGCATCCGCTAA